A single region of the bacterium genome encodes:
- a CDS encoding NifU family protein, translated as MENEIKEVIEKIRPSLQADGGDVEFVSYNDGIVKVRLLGMCAGCPMSQMTIKGGVERILKQEVPEVLSVESVI; from the coding sequence GTGGAAAACGAAATAAAAGAAGTTATTGAAAAAATAAGGCCATCACTGCAGGCAGACGGCGGAGATGTTGAATTTGTATCCTATAATGATGGAATTGTAAAAGTCCGGCTGCTTGGTATGTGTGCAGGATGCCCAATGTCGCAGATGACAATAAAGGGCGGAGTGGAGCGGATTCTAAAACAGGAAGTTCCTGAAGTACTGTCTGTTGAATCGGTTATTTAG
- a CDS encoding M28 family peptidase: MKKLLITITLFIVTTAVTAQGIPKFGQNRAYEYLKKQCSFGPRVPGTKAHGLCQAFIVQNLKRCSDSVSLQPFPFTNPKTGKTRILNNIIARFGKSKDRILLCAHWDTRPWADMDEKKENWNKGVPGANDGASGTAILLEIAGILKDNPPAIGIDLVFFDGEDAGSYGDDNSWCQGSKFYAENRGKEPIPRYAVLLDFVGNKNLHLPVEAISQEFAPDIVDLVWSKAQELGLYAFDKSPGPQVLDDHLQLIKAGIPAIDLIDFSYPYYHTTKDTPDKCSPESLGIVGTLLVHLIYE; encoded by the coding sequence ATGAAAAAATTATTAATTACTATAACGCTTTTCATAGTTACTACTGCTGTCACGGCTCAGGGCATACCGAAATTCGGCCAAAACAGAGCTTATGAATACTTAAAAAAACAGTGCAGCTTCGGCCCCCGGGTTCCGGGTACAAAAGCTCATGGTTTATGTCAGGCCTTTATTGTACAGAATCTGAAACGATGTTCTGATTCAGTATCTCTGCAGCCCTTTCCATTTACAAACCCGAAAACAGGCAAAACAAGAATTCTTAACAATATCATTGCTCGTTTCGGAAAGAGTAAAGACCGAATTCTGCTTTGTGCTCACTGGGATACAAGGCCATGGGCAGACATGGATGAAAAAAAAGAGAATTGGAATAAAGGTGTACCCGGAGCAAATGACGGAGCGTCAGGTACTGCAATCCTTTTGGAAATAGCTGGCATTTTAAAGGACAACCCTCCTGCAATTGGCATTGACCTTGTATTTTTTGATGGTGAAGATGCAGGTTCTTACGGAGACGATAATTCATGGTGTCAGGGTTCAAAGTTTTACGCAGAAAACAGAGGAAAAGAGCCAATTCCAAGATATGCTGTACTTCTTGATTTTGTCGGCAATAAAAACCTTCACCTTCCAGTGGAAGCCATATCTCAGGAGTTTGCTCCGGATATTGTTGATCTGGTCTGGTCAAAAGCGCAGGAACTAGGCCTCTACGCTTTTGATAAAAGCCCCGGGCCTCAGGTACTTGATGATCACCTTCAATTAATAAAAGCAGGCATTCCGGCAATTGACTTAATAGATTTCAGCTATCCCTATTACCACACTACCAAGGATACTCCGGACAAATGCAGTCCTGAAAGTCTTGGAATTGTTGGCACACTCCTTGTACATCTGATTTATGAATAA
- the prmA gene encoding 50S ribosomal protein L11 methyltransferase: MNKEWVEINFVCAHEAKELLSSFCFDLGSCGLVENDESLQVYFNSSDFNTGLKTSIIDYLQNLRTLGFTVQHPVYKTIKNRDWNTGWKDFFKPVKAGKSIVVKPPWEKWNGPEPVVIDIYPRMAFGTGTHETTKLCLKFLEEIIEPECEVLDIGCGSGILSIAAVKLGAKSSLGIDVDPEAINNSIENSSINNVESYTKFIQADIEHITKNQYDIILVNILTHVLKTIIPSLRFFCKKKTKIVLTGILVEEEAGFKSFCRNHGIDILDQKTEGEWLALLACNG; encoded by the coding sequence ATGAATAAAGAATGGGTTGAAATTAATTTTGTCTGCGCACATGAAGCAAAAGAACTGCTGTCAAGCTTTTGCTTTGATCTCGGAAGCTGCGGCCTTGTTGAAAATGACGAGTCTCTGCAGGTATATTTTAATTCTTCAGATTTTAATACCGGCCTTAAAACCAGCATAATTGACTATTTACAAAATCTTCGTACACTTGGTTTTACTGTTCAGCATCCTGTTTATAAAACCATTAAAAACAGAGACTGGAATACAGGCTGGAAAGATTTCTTTAAACCTGTTAAAGCAGGCAAATCAATTGTTGTAAAACCTCCGTGGGAAAAGTGGAATGGGCCGGAACCTGTTGTTATTGATATCTATCCGCGAATGGCCTTTGGTACAGGCACTCATGAGACAACAAAACTCTGCCTGAAATTTCTTGAGGAGATTATTGAACCGGAATGTGAAGTGCTGGACATAGGCTGCGGTTCCGGCATTCTATCAATTGCAGCAGTAAAATTGGGAGCAAAATCATCCTTGGGTATTGATGTTGACCCTGAAGCGATTAACAACAGTATTGAGAACTCATCAATTAACAATGTAGAGAGTTATACAAAATTCATACAGGCCGACATAGAGCATATCACAAAAAATCAATATGACATTATCCTTGTAAATATTTTAACCCATGTATTAAAAACAATCATTCCTTCTCTGCGTTTTTTCTGCAAAAAAAAGACTAAAATCGTGCTTACCGGGATTCTTGTTGAAGAAGAAGCCGGATTTAAATCCTTTTGCAGAAACCATGGAATTGATATACTGGATCAAAAGACTGAAGGAGAATGGCTGGCGCTTCTTGCCTGCAACGGCTGA